One genomic region from Deltaproteobacteria bacterium encodes:
- a CDS encoding RpiB/LacA/LacB family sugar-phosphate isomerase: MHYLTSARAVCERVQGAADAVGVLCCGTGMGMSIAANKFRGIYAARCVSAEDAEMARIINNANVLCLAASAGLAVNAQIIDAFMRTPFEGRKIEQLEHLCDFELEARPAPLSDVRVPAVDDVLPKTA, from the coding sequence CTGCACTACCTCACGTCGGCGCGGGCGGTGTGCGAGCGCGTGCAGGGGGCTGCCGACGCCGTCGGCGTGCTGTGCTGCGGCACCGGGATGGGCATGTCCATCGCGGCCAACAAGTTCCGCGGCATCTACGCCGCGCGCTGCGTGTCGGCCGAGGATGCGGAGATGGCGCGCATCATCAACAACGCCAACGTGCTATGCCTCGCGGCGAGCGCCGGGCTCGCGGTCAACGCGCAGATCATCGATGCGTTCATGCGAACGCCGTTCGAGGGCCGCAAGATCGAGCAGCTCGAGCACCTGTGCGACTTCGAACTCGAGGCGCGGCCGGCGCCGCTGTCGGACGTGCGCGTGCCGGCCGTCGACGACGTCCTGCCGAAGACCGCGTGA
- a CDS encoding CDP-alcohol phosphatidyltransferase family protein: MTDTPTEGWILAGAVDGRPPGVSPLARCAGLPLVLRHACELARAGCARAIVVWYGDAPPPDLAPLAADPRLAGCALSLVRDPEALSGGAGDVFVARADRVVHRDTFQVLAAAPAAPLRAIAGDDFDGAFAASRQVARDLAAAAARPDGLRRAVAALRAQGRVVDAEPPYLGFCAPVVDRRSLRRAEWQLIRSLRKAADGFAARAINRHLSLPITWMLARTPVRPNHITLLAFAAALMGGITLARGGYWAGVAGMLWVELGSILDGVDGELARVTCRFSRVGQWMDTVTDDAANVCYWTGTMLNLQAAGVGWAMPVWSVAVAAFAITQLSQYYLIATVYRSGDLAAIPWAFQSAEFLSARPRGFWPRVKAAVPKLLKRDFAVTLFCALAAAGRLDAVLAISAAGAVSFLVAFCVQLVRARPEVAGGRRAA, translated from the coding sequence ATGACCGACACTCCCACCGAAGGCTGGATCCTGGCCGGCGCGGTCGACGGGCGCCCGCCCGGCGTGTCGCCGCTGGCGCGCTGCGCGGGGCTGCCGCTGGTGCTGCGCCACGCGTGCGAGCTGGCGCGCGCCGGCTGCGCCCGCGCGATCGTGGTGTGGTACGGCGACGCGCCGCCGCCCGACCTCGCGCCGCTCGCCGCCGATCCGCGACTGGCCGGCTGCGCGCTGTCGCTCGTGCGCGACCCGGAGGCGCTGTCCGGCGGCGCCGGGGACGTGTTCGTCGCGCGCGCCGACCGCGTCGTCCACCGCGACACGTTCCAGGTGCTCGCGGCCGCGCCGGCGGCGCCGCTGCGCGCGATCGCCGGCGACGACTTCGACGGCGCGTTCGCCGCGTCGCGCCAGGTCGCGCGCGACCTGGCGGCGGCCGCTGCGCGGCCCGACGGCCTGCGCCGCGCGGTCGCGGCGCTGCGGGCGCAGGGGCGCGTCGTCGACGCGGAGCCGCCGTACCTGGGTTTCTGCGCGCCGGTCGTCGACCGCCGGTCGCTGCGCCGGGCCGAGTGGCAGCTCATCCGGTCGCTGCGCAAGGCCGCCGACGGGTTTGCCGCGCGCGCGATCAACCGCCACCTGTCGCTCCCGATCACGTGGATGCTCGCCCGCACGCCGGTGCGGCCGAACCACATCACGTTGCTGGCGTTCGCGGCGGCCCTGATGGGAGGGATCACGCTGGCGCGCGGGGGCTACTGGGCGGGGGTCGCCGGCATGTTGTGGGTCGAACTCGGCTCCATTCTCGACGGCGTCGACGGCGAGCTTGCCCGCGTCACCTGCCGGTTCTCGCGCGTCGGCCAGTGGATGGACACGGTCACGGACGACGCGGCCAACGTGTGTTATTGGACCGGCACCATGTTGAACTTGCAGGCGGCCGGCGTCGGTTGGGCGATGCCCGTGTGGAGCGTCGCGGTCGCGGCGTTCGCGATCACCCAGCTGTCGCAGTACTACCTGATCGCGACGGTGTACCGGTCGGGCGATCTGGCGGCGATCCCGTGGGCGTTTCAGAGCGCCGAGTTCCTGTCCGCGCGCCCGCGCGGGTTTTGGCCGCGGGTCAAGGCGGCCGTCCCCAAGCTGCTCAAGCGCGACTTCGCGGTGACGCTGTTTTGCGCGCTCGCCGCGGCGGGGCGGCTCGACGCCGTGCTGGCGATCTCGGCCGCCGGCGCCGTGTCGTTCCTGGTCGCGTTTTGCGTGCAGCTGGTGCGGGCCCGACCCGAGGTGGCGGGCGGCCGGAGGGCCGCGTGA
- a CDS encoding nucleotidyltransferase, whose protein sequence is MIRQAVVLAAGFGSRIRGDDADALPKPLHEVAGQPLLVRTIGTLAAAGIDRVYVVRGFMGDALVAAVAASPVVAGLDVTVRWIDNPDYQLANGVSVLCAGGAVDGPFVLSMADHVYDASVARLAAAADMARADLWLCVDRRVDDVYDIDDATKVRTDGDAIVDIGKQLADYDAIDCGVFAVGDALLACLREELDARGDCSLSDGVRRLAARGRARVVDVGDAFWQDVDTPDALARAERILRARGTA, encoded by the coding sequence GTGATCCGGCAGGCGGTCGTGCTGGCGGCCGGGTTCGGCAGCCGGATTCGCGGCGACGACGCCGACGCGCTGCCGAAACCGCTGCACGAGGTCGCCGGCCAGCCGCTGCTCGTGCGCACGATCGGGACGTTGGCGGCCGCCGGGATCGACCGCGTCTACGTGGTGCGCGGCTTCATGGGCGACGCGCTGGTCGCGGCGGTGGCGGCCAGTCCGGTGGTCGCGGGGCTCGACGTGACGGTTCGTTGGATCGACAACCCCGACTACCAGCTCGCCAACGGCGTGTCGGTGCTGTGCGCCGGCGGCGCGGTCGACGGGCCGTTCGTGTTGTCGATGGCCGACCACGTCTACGACGCGTCGGTGGCCCGGCTCGCCGCGGCGGCCGACATGGCGCGCGCGGACCTGTGGCTGTGCGTCGATCGCCGGGTGGACGACGTGTACGACATCGACGACGCGACCAAGGTCCGCACCGACGGCGACGCCATCGTCGACATCGGCAAGCAGCTGGCCGACTACGACGCCATCGACTGCGGCGTGTTCGCGGTGGGCGACGCGCTGCTCGCCTGTTTGCGCGAGGAGCTCGACGCGCGCGGCGACTGTTCGCTGTCCGACGGCGTGCGCCGGCTCGCGGCGCGCGGCCGCGCCCGCGTGGTCGACGTCGGCGACGCGTTCTGGCAGGACGTCGACACGCCGGACGCGCTCGCGCGGGCCGAGCGGATCCTGCGCGCGCGCGGGACCGCGTAG